From a region of the Deinococcus aquiradiocola genome:
- a CDS encoding WD40 repeat domain-containing protein, translating into MTRFGSVGQLLALIGLLLGHAAALSTGQTTREGDWIGWHCRLVSSVPSCALQRVSPHGRVLVTAALPEAEFQAGQLALSPDGRTLYSAGAALHAWDAHTLKLRWTAPPATAARPAGSDPPGRMPPPLALSPDGRQLVTAGSGPGEVELRDTSSGQLRQSLPHPGPSAITPDNAWSLDVTALAYDPTGRQLAIGSRAGGIRLHDLRTGQERRLTGRCGGVSLPYLTAHQGSVGGLVWTGTATLISSANDETVKRWDTLAGLEVTCLSVPGGTRGLQVLPDDRLLALGVTSATLLDAGQFRRVARLGPFPAMLRELSVLECV; encoded by the coding sequence GTGACTCGCTTCGGATCTGTCGGACAGCTCCTCGCCCTCATCGGCCTGCTCCTGGGACACGCCGCCGCCCTGAGCACCGGGCAGACGACGCGAGAAGGAGACTGGATCGGCTGGCACTGCCGCCTCGTCTCCAGTGTTCCGAGTTGCGCCCTGCAGCGCGTCTCCCCCCACGGTCGTGTCCTGGTGACGGCCGCCCTCCCGGAGGCGGAATTCCAGGCCGGTCAACTGGCGCTGAGCCCGGACGGCCGGACCCTCTACAGTGCCGGGGCCGCGCTCCACGCCTGGGACGCCCACACCCTGAAGCTGCGCTGGACCGCGCCGCCAGCCACAGCCGCCCGGCCGGCTGGGAGTGACCCTCCGGGCCGCATGCCCCCGCCACTGGCCCTCTCGCCCGACGGCCGACAGCTCGTCACGGCAGGCAGCGGGCCGGGCGAGGTCGAGCTGCGGGACACCAGCTCAGGGCAGCTGCGGCAGAGTCTCCCGCATCCCGGGCCATCGGCGATCACGCCGGACAACGCGTGGTCACTGGACGTCACTGCCCTAGCCTACGATCCCACGGGACGGCAACTGGCCATCGGTTCGCGCGCCGGCGGGATTCGCCTGCACGACCTGCGGACCGGCCAGGAGCGCCGACTCACCGGGCGTTGCGGCGGGGTCTCCCTCCCCTACCTCACCGCCCACCAGGGGTCGGTGGGTGGCCTCGTCTGGACGGGCACGGCCACTTTGATCAGCAGCGCGAACGACGAGACCGTGAAGCGCTGGGACACCTTAGCCGGACTGGAAGTGACCTGCCTGAGCGTCCCCGGAGGCACACGAGGGCTGCAGGTCCTCCCAGATGACCGACTGCTCGCGCTGGGCGTGACCTCCGCGACGCTGCTGGACGCGGGGCAGTTCCGGCGGGTGGCCCGACTGGGCCCGTTTCCTGCCATGTTGCGCGAATTGAGCGTGCTAGAGTGTGTCTGA
- a CDS encoding IS5 family transposase (programmed frameshift), translating to MHRTDLTPQQWVALQPLLPRNPKRGQAYASHRKVLNGILWRIKTGAPWRDVPRRYGPWQTCYDRFVRWSRDGTWLRLLQTIQATADQQGEIDWDKASVDSTHIRAQRSASGARKTLPAGEKRGAVFNEWLGISRGGRTSKIHVLSEGRGRPMAVLVSAGQASDPTFLVPLLDAVRVPRVMKGRPRKRPTSLRMDRAYGAGVYRRALRARGIRCICPEREDAKKARLKRGQRGGRPPSHNPEAYKERNLVERCINRLKDFRAVATRYDKRGWHFLSVVHIACIVLWL from the exons ATGCATCGGACGGACCTGACGCCGCAGCAGTGGGTTGCGCTGCAACCCCTGCTGCCGAGAAACCCAAAGCGCGGCCAAGCGTACGCTTCGCACCGCAAGGTCCTGAACGGCATCTTGTGGCGCATCAAAACAGGTGCACCCTGGCGCGACGTTCCCCGCCGATACGGCCCCTGGCAGACCTGCTACGACCGGTTCGTCCGCTGGTCGAGAGATGGGACCTGGTTGCGTCTGCTGCAGACCATCCAGGCGACGGCTGATCAGCAAGGCGAGATCGACTGGGACAAGGCTTCGGTGGACAGCACCCACATCCGAGCCCAGCGGAGTGCGAGCGGGGCTCGTAAAACGCTTCCTGCCGGAGAAAAAAGGGGGGCTGTGT TCAATGAATGGCTCGGGATCAGCCGGGGCGGTCGGACCAGCAAGATCCACGTCCTGAGCGAGGGTCGAGGACGGCCAATGGCCGTCCTCGTGTCTGCCGGGCAAGCGTCGGATCCGACGTTTCTCGTCCCGCTCCTGGACGCGGTGCGGGTGCCAAGGGTGATGAAGGGTCGTCCGAGAAAGCGTCCGACCAGTCTTCGGATGGATCGGGCATATGGAGCTGGAGTGTACCGACGGGCCCTCCGGGCCCGTGGGATCCGCTGTATCTGTCCAGAGCGCGAAGACGCGAAGAAAGCGCGGCTGAAGCGGGGACAGCGAGGTGGACGGCCGCCCAGCCATAATCCGGAAGCCTATAAGGAGAGAAACCTCGTGGAGCGCTGCATCAATCGACTGAAGGACTTCCGAGCTGTGGCCACCCGGTATGACAAGCGGGGCTGGCATTTCCTGTCGGTCGTGCACATCGCCTGTATCGTACTCTGGCTCTGA
- a CDS encoding AbrB/MazE/SpoVT family DNA-binding domain-containing protein, producing the protein MHTTHLRKVGGSVMLSIPPALLDVLGLQQGAMVSLALEDGHLIVLPVRKPRYSLSDLLAQCDPDLPITTEDQAWLDAPATGNELL; encoded by the coding sequence ATGCACACCACCCATCTCCGGAAGGTCGGCGGCTCGGTCATGCTCAGTATCCCCCCGGCCCTGCTGGACGTCCTCGGACTCCAGCAGGGCGCCATGGTGTCTCTCGCCCTGGAAGACGGTCACCTGATCGTCCTGCCGGTCCGGAAACCCCGGTACAGCCTGAGCGACCTGCTCGCCCAGTGCGACCCGGACCTGCCGATCACCACCGAAGACCAGGCCTGGCTGGACGCTCCTGCCACCGGAAACGAACTGCTCTGA